In Seriola aureovittata isolate HTS-2021-v1 ecotype China chromosome 17, ASM2101889v1, whole genome shotgun sequence, a genomic segment contains:
- the tmem184a gene encoding transmembrane protein 184A: protein MNISLEDMDPSDENNSIVHLPAPLLPETSHISNMTIIRTSNGSIIENQMFLNTLAAQALSGIFVWSALLITCHQIYTHLRSYSVPNEQRYIIRILFIVPVYAFDSWLSLLFISNDQYYVYFDSVRDCYEAFVIYNFLSLSFEYLGGESAIMSEIRGKPIQSSCLYGTCCLVGMSYSIGFLRFCKQATLQFCVVKPIMAVITIILQAFGKYHDGDFNVNGGYLYITIIYNFSVSLALYALFLFFFATSDLLRPYEPVLKFLTIKSVIFLSFWQGMVLAILERCGVIPNALFIDGQEVGAGTVAAGWQNFIICIEMFFAAIALRYAFTCTVYQEKKNEVPENLPPMQSISSGLKETINPGDMVQDAIHNFSPAYQQYTQQSTQEVVQPSTNGKVATGNMSSRKSDKIMLITSDDEF, encoded by the exons ATGAACATTTCTTTGGAAGACATGGATCCATCAGATGAAAATAATTCTATTGTCCACCTGCCTGCACCACTTCTCCCAGAGACGTCACACATCTCCAATATGACCATTATTCGAACCAGTAATGGCTCAATCATAGAGAACcagatgtttttaaacacactgGCTGCTCAGGCCCTTTCAGGGATATTCGTCTGGTCCGCCTTGCTCATAACGTGCCACCAG aTCTACACACACCTTCGATCCTACTCTGTCCCCAATGAGCAGCGCTACATCATCCGCATCCTGTTTATCGTGCCAGTCTATGCCTTTGACTCTTGGCTCAGCCTGCTCTTCATCAGCAACGACCAGTACTATGTGTACTTTGACTCCGTTCGAGACTGTTATGAAG CGTTTGTCATTTACAATTTCCTGAGCTTGTCCTTTGAGTATCTGGGAGGAGAGAGTGCAATCATGTCCGAGATTCGAGGGAAGCCCATACA GTCAAGTTGTCTGTATGGAACCTGCTGCCTCGTCGGTATGAGCTACTCCATCGGCTTTTTAAGATTCTGCAAACAG GCGACGCTCCAGTTCTGCGTTGTCAAACCCATCATGGCagtcatcaccatcatcctgCAGGCCTTTGGCAAATATCATGATGGAGATTTTAA cGTGAATGGAGGATACCTGTATATCACAATCATCTACAACTTCTCAGTCAGCCTGGCCCTCTacgctctcttcctcttcttcttcgcAACAAGTGACCTGCTCAGGCCGTACGAACCGGTGCTCAAATTCCTAACTATTAAATCTGTCATCTTCTTATCCTTCTGGCAAG GAATGGTCCTCGCCATCCTGGAACGCTGCGGGGTCATCCCCAACGCGCTCTTCATCGACGGACAAGAGGTTGGCGCTGGCACTGTGGCAGCGGGCTGGCAGAACTTTATCATCTGCATCGAAATGTTCTTCGCTGCCATCGCCCTGCGATATGCTTTCACCTGCACCGTCtaccaggagaaaaaaaatgaagtgccAG aGAACCTCCCCCCAATGCAGAGTATCTCCAGCGGTCTGAAGGAGACCATAAACCCTGGAGACATGGTGCAGGATGCCATCCACAACTTCTCCCCAGCCTACCAGCAGTACACCCAGCAGTCCACACAGGAGGTGGTCCAGCCCAGCACCAACGGAAAAGTGGCCACAGGCAACATGAGCTCCCGCAAGTCTGACAAAATCATGCTGATTACTTCTGATGATGAATTCTAG